Genomic segment of Dehalogenimonas alkenigignens:
TAGTTTTACTTTATCGCCGTCTTCGAGTTGTTTCCTAACACTTCGAACTTTTGCTTCGTAATCATGCTCTCCAATTTTGGGCCGTAGCCTGACTTCTTTCAATAGTGAAAGCTTCTGACCCTTTTTGGCTTCCCGTTCTTTTTTTGTCTGTTCGTAACGGTACTTGCCATAATCCATCAACCGGCAAACTGGAGGTATCGATGTAGGTGCAACTTCCACGAGATCGACATTCGCCCGGCGCGCCATATCTTTTGCCTGGGCGACTGTCATCACCCCGAGTTGTTCTCCATTCTCCCCGACCACCCTGACTTCTCTTCCAAGTATCTTTTCGTTGATTCGAAGTTCCTTAATTATATGCCGGCTACCTCCCGTAAGAATAAAGCAAAGGTAAATATAACACAGCATCAGTGTTTCATTCAAGTTGTTGTATCAACTTGTGTAGAACCAGGAATACGAATCCACATTGTTTCACTTTACTACTTCTTTACGCTAAAATACCCCCCGGAGAGGTGTCCGAGTGGCTTATGGTGTCGCTCTCGAAAAGCGATCTCCGTTCATCCGGAGCGTGGGTTCGAATCCCACCCTCTCCGCCAGAAAAACTAGTTACTTTTTCTAAGTTAACGCTCGAGCTTAACTACTGGTTCGGGAGTATGCTCTTGCCTCCGCGGTCATGAATCGCTATCCTATAGCAGAAGGAACCCGTTACTCTTCA
This window contains:
- the infC gene encoding translation initiation factor IF-3 produces the protein MLCYIYLCFILTGGSRHIIKELRINEKILGREVRVVGENGEQLGVMTVAQAKDMARRANVDLVEVAPTSIPPVCRLMDYGKYRYEQTKKEREAKKGQKLSLLKEVRLRPKIGEHDYEAKVRSVRKQLEDGDKVKLTIMFRGREITHSELGIKILKRAAEDLTDISTVEGQPTLLGSRIHLMLLPKTTNKGNKNKEGSLEDAETKNA